A region of the Litchfieldia alkalitelluris genome:
AGCCCTTTTTCATTGACTATCGTGATCGTACAGTACCAATGATGAATAATGAAATGATGTTATTTATGAGTGCCGGATTATTAGGATTTGCCCTTCAAGGGACCAATCTAGCAAATGGGGTGAATGCCTACTTAGTTGATCTTGCGGGTCATTCATTTATTTTGTTTGCGTTAGCGATTCTTGCCGGCGGTTTGGTTGTTACTTATGTGGGGATTCACCAAATCGCGGTTGTAGGTGCTTTAGCGATGCAATTAAATGCGCAGGAATTAGGAATTAGTAATATTGCATTGGCAATGCTATTACTTCTAACATGGTCCATTTCAAGTGCATTAAGTCCATTCTCTGGATTGAATTTAATGGTTAGTCGCTTTGCGGGCATTTCAGGTGTGCAGGTAGGTTTAAGAGCAAACGGTGTACACCTTACAATCTTAGCAACCATTGGGATATTGTTTATTTCGTTTATAAACTAATACCGGTAGGAAGGATTTGAGGTATGTCTATTCTAAAAGGTATCATTTCTACTGCTTTTCTTGAAATACATGCCGAAATTAAGGTCTTACTGGGAATAAAAAGGTAAACTCGTCATAACTATTGGCGAGTTCCTTTTTTATGAATAAATACATCATAGTAGTGCCCAAAGCAAGTATCTTCCTTGTGTTTTGGGTGTAATAGATGATTGTTTTTAATCAAGTAACCAGCAAAAGTTAATAAGCGGAGAATTTCCTGTTAAATGAAAAATGGAGCTAGTTTCGGGGCGTATAAGGGGAAATTTTCCGGTTAGGCAAAGAAAAACCTCTCATTTTCGAATTTTTTAAGCTAATAGGCGGAATTTCTCCGCCTATAGGGGTTTATTTTTAATAGTAACAACAAATTAAGCGGAATTCTTCCGTCTATTAGCAGCCAGACTCTTAGCCTGATCCCCCTACCGATCATTTCGGCCCTCTCCACCAAAATAAGATTTCAATTGCCATTCAAGACCACGTAGATAACTTTTTGTATGTTACTTCTTTTCCGCAATGATAAAGAGGTAATCACCTAAATAGCTACTATACTTAGAAATAACCTTTTCAACCTGATTCGTATCTATATCGTGTTTAAGTTTTTTGCACCCATCTTCCACATCTTCCTCAGATGATAAATTTGCAAAGGTTGATATGCCTGCCCGTACTTGTGGATCTAAATAAAGCTCAGGTTTGAATTTTCCGCTATACAGGAAAAAATCCTCAAGGTCAGGCTGTACCAAGAATGTCTCAGTTCCGACTATGCTAAATCCAGAATCACCAAGCGCTTTAGTTACTTCTGCTAATGTAGGCATTTGTTTAGCAGAAGCTTCAATTGCTTTTGGGAAATATTCTTTAAGCCAATAAAGATTTATTTGTTCTGGAGTGGATGTAAAGATGACAAATCTGCTACCGAAATCTAGACACCGGTAGATTTCTTGAAAAGATTTTAAAAGACTTTCAAAATGATGGATGGCTAAAATACATGCTATACCATTAAAATAATTATTCTCAAAAGGCAACTTCTCAATATTCGCTACTTCCCAATTAATGACCGATGACTTTTCATGTGCTTGTGAAATCATTTTGCTAGAAATATCGACTCCTACCATTTCTAATCCTGATTGAGCTAATGCGACTGTATAATTTCCTGTTCCACAAGCAGCGTCTAGTACTTTACTGCCGTTTGGTATATCCAAATGATTCCGTATGAGACGAGCTATTTCGGGGTCTGCTCTTCTAGTAATATCGTAAGAGTCACCAATTCGATTATAAAGAGTTTCCATCTATATCTCCCCTTTTACCTTATATAAGTTAAAAATCTATGGCTTAACGTAAAATAATTATTCTCAACTTCTTCCCATTCAAAATAAGTCCCGACTTCTTCACTAATCTCTATTAACTCGTTTTGAAAGTAAACAATTTGTGCATCCATATGCTCAAGCATTCCATAAAGCTTATCTTCAGCATTAGAATCTCCATGAAGAACCCTTACTTCTATGTTTTACTCTCATTTTATATGATGTGTATCAATTAAAAATAGCAACGTTAATAAAAAAATAATTTTTATAAGATATAATTCTTTTCAACGCTGAAACTATAATGTACAATGGTTATACAAATGTTATACAACAATACTCAAAGGATGATACATATGTATAAACTAGAAGTGATTGATCAAAATTTAAGAATCTTTGGTTTGGCGTGGCTGGGAAAGGTTTCACCGGAAGAAGTCCAAGAAGTAAATGACAAGCTTGCTAGCTATTTAACAGAATTAAATATAGACGAATTCGATTTATTAGTGGATATGAGTGAGATTACGGTATTGCTTCCGGCAACACAAAAGGAGATCGTCAAGCACCAGGAGTGGTTACTTCAAAATGGTATGCAAAGAGCTGCTGTGGTCGTAAATAGTTCTATTGCAAAACTACAGCTGAAGAGAACAGCCAGGGAATCAAATCATGCAAAAGAATTTCACTTTGATACAGTAAAACAAGCACTAGGGTTTTTAAAAGAAGTACAGACTTTAAAAATCTAACATGTAGCCATTTCAACTGGTTTTACTCAATTTATATAACACACTTTATAGCTAGAAGATAGAAATGAAAACGTTTGATTTAATTGCTTTAGCATTAATTATTATGGATGGATTAAACTGGCACTGGTTGAATTAGTTCAATGTGATTTAGTTGGTTGAATGAATAGCATCTTATCAATAGCTGTGTATATCTTGGTTGGTAAGCTGCTCTTTATTAACTACCCGTATCAAAAAACTAAAATAAGTATTTTCTGTTCCAAAGTCTTGTTTGGGACAGATTTCTTCATTTATTGACAAAAAATTTAGACATATTAAAAATTCTTATCTTAATATTGTTTATAGTGAAAATTACTCCCTCATTTAAAGGCTATTTTATTGCAGACAACCATAATTTTTTAGAAACATTGGCATTTTATTTTTTTTACGTTAATATGATTTTATCAAGTGATAAGTTAAATGAAGCGAGTGAAAG
Encoded here:
- a CDS encoding class I SAM-dependent methyltransferase, producing METLYNRIGDSYDITRRADPEIARLIRNHLDIPNGSKVLDAACGTGNYTVALAQSGLEMVGVDISSKMISQAHEKSSVINWEVANIEKLPFENNYFNGIACILAIHHFESLLKSFQEIYRCLDFGSRFVIFTSTPEQINLYWLKEYFPKAIEASAKQMPTLAEVTKALGDSGFSIVGTETFLVQPDLEDFFLYSGKFKPELYLDPQVRAGISTFANLSSEEDVEDGCKKLKHDIDTNQVEKVISKYSSYLGDYLFIIAEKK
- a CDS encoding STAS/SEC14 domain-containing protein — protein: MYKLEVIDQNLRIFGLAWLGKVSPEEVQEVNDKLASYLTELNIDEFDLLVDMSEITVLLPATQKEIVKHQEWLLQNGMQRAAVVVNSSIAKLQLKRTARESNHAKEFHFDTVKQALGFLKEVQTLKI